A window of the Parafrankia discariae genome harbors these coding sequences:
- a CDS encoding acyl carrier protein, with product MSQTDILAGLAEILEEVAGVDPADVTADKTFIDDLDVDSLSMVEVVVAAEEKFGVKIPDEDVKTLKTVGDAVSYIQRAGVAA from the coding sequence ATGTCGCAAACCGATATCCTCGCCGGCCTCGCCGAGATCCTCGAGGAGGTCGCCGGAGTGGACCCGGCCGACGTCACCGCGGACAAGACCTTCATCGACGACCTGGACGTCGACTCGCTCTCCATGGTCGAGGTCGTCGTCGCGGCCGAGGAGAAGTTCGGTGTGAAGATCCCGGACGAGGACGTCAAGACCCTCAAGACCGTCGGCGACGCCGTCTCGTACATCCAGCGGGCGGGTGTCGCCGCGTGA
- a CDS encoding beta-ketoacyl-ACP synthase III, with protein MTGARMLGLGTYRPARLVTNDEIIRQVDTSDLWIRSRTGISTRRIADDDETTVAMGVSAADKALAAAGLDARDVEAVIGATCTAPSQIPGTAPQVAARLGASAAGTFDINGGCAGFCYAVSTAADMVRAGSARHVLVVATERLSDYTDWSDRSTCILLADGAGAVVIGAAETEQIGPAVWGHDGSRPEAIQVPGRGDNSFRMEGPAVFRWAISLVPTLRTVCERAGVAPAELAAIVPHQANLRIVEALAGGLGVPDVPIARDVVDSGNTSAASIPLALDRMMEAGEVVSGDPVLLFGFGAGLTYCGQVVRCP; from the coding sequence ATGACGGGGGCGCGGATGCTGGGGCTGGGCACCTACCGGCCGGCCCGACTGGTCACCAACGACGAGATCATCCGGCAGGTCGACACCTCGGACCTCTGGATCCGCAGCCGGACCGGCATCTCGACCCGGCGGATCGCCGACGACGACGAGACCACGGTCGCGATGGGGGTCAGCGCGGCGGACAAGGCACTGGCCGCCGCCGGGCTCGACGCCCGCGACGTGGAGGCCGTGATCGGGGCGACCTGCACGGCGCCATCCCAGATCCCGGGCACCGCGCCGCAGGTCGCCGCCCGGCTCGGTGCCTCGGCCGCGGGAACCTTCGACATCAACGGCGGCTGCGCCGGCTTCTGCTACGCCGTCTCCACCGCGGCGGACATGGTCCGGGCCGGTAGTGCCCGGCACGTGCTGGTCGTCGCGACCGAGCGGCTCTCCGACTACACCGACTGGAGCGACCGCTCCACCTGCATCCTGCTCGCGGACGGGGCCGGCGCGGTCGTGATCGGCGCCGCCGAGACCGAGCAGATCGGCCCGGCGGTCTGGGGCCACGACGGGTCGCGGCCCGAGGCGATCCAGGTTCCCGGGCGTGGCGACAACTCGTTCCGCATGGAGGGCCCGGCCGTGTTCCGCTGGGCCATCTCGCTCGTACCCACCTTGCGGACGGTCTGCGAGCGGGCCGGTGTCGCGCCGGCCGAGCTGGCCGCGATCGTGCCGCACCAGGCGAATCTGCGCATCGTCGAGGCGCTCGCGGGTGGCCTCGGTGTCCCCGACGTGCCGATCGCCCGCGATGTGGTGGACTCCGGCAACACGTCCGCGGCAAGCATCCCGCTCGCGCTCGACCGGATGATGGAAGCCGGCGAGGTCGTCTCGGGCGATCCGGTGCTGCTGTTCGGTTTCGGCGCCGGCCTGACCTACTGCGGACAGGTCGTCCGATGCCCCTGA
- a CDS encoding tyrosine-protein phosphatase, giving the protein MHRWFDLAGTDNTRDLGGLPTSDGRLTRSGVLLRSDTLQELTAADVARLREVFGLRAVLDLRAPVEAAREGRGPLEYEDVAYHNLSFLPGEWIMPDDPRFPAIVKDLDSVDRVEHYLDYLRLAGNAVAGSVRLLAQPATGPALFHCAAGKDRTGVLSALLLGIVGVVDEAIIEDYALTNERIARVDARLARRPSYNRPEDPLTIDKMSCRPEVMRGFLGGVAEIWGGPAAWARAAGVPEEDLRSLRSLLVG; this is encoded by the coding sequence GTGCACCGGTGGTTCGACCTCGCAGGCACCGACAACACCCGTGACCTCGGCGGGCTGCCGACATCCGACGGGCGCCTGACCCGGTCGGGTGTCCTGCTGCGCAGCGACACCCTCCAGGAGCTGACCGCCGCCGACGTGGCCCGGCTGCGCGAGGTGTTCGGCCTGCGGGCGGTGCTCGACCTGCGGGCCCCGGTGGAGGCGGCCCGGGAGGGCCGCGGCCCGCTGGAGTACGAGGACGTGGCCTACCACAACCTCTCGTTCCTGCCCGGCGAATGGATCATGCCGGACGATCCCCGGTTCCCCGCGATCGTGAAGGACCTCGACTCGGTCGACCGGGTCGAGCACTACCTGGACTACCTCCGCCTGGCCGGGAACGCCGTGGCCGGATCCGTCCGCCTGCTCGCCCAGCCGGCGACGGGGCCGGCGCTGTTCCACTGCGCCGCGGGCAAGGACCGCACCGGGGTGCTCTCGGCGCTCCTGCTCGGGATCGTCGGCGTCGTCGACGAGGCGATCATCGAGGACTACGCCCTGACCAACGAGCGGATCGCCCGGGTCGACGCCCGGCTCGCCCGCCGGCCGTCCTACAACCGGCCCGAGGACCCGTTGACCATCGACAAGATGAGCTGCCGGCCGGAGGTCATGCGCGGTTTCCTCGGCGGCGTCGCCGAGATCTGGGGCGGTCCGGCCGCCTGGGCGCGCGCGGCGGGCGTCCCCGAGGAGGACCTTCGCTCGCTGCGGTCACTGCTCGTCGGTTGA
- a CDS encoding ACP S-malonyltransferase has protein sequence MLAILAPGQGAQTPGQLRPWLELDGVEARLRWWSAAAGLDLVDIGCEAPAESIRDTAIAQPLIVANGLLAAEQLGLLPAAPAGGARTVVAGHSVGEITGAAITGSLTPESALLFVGLRGRAMAEASARTPTGMTALLGGDPDEIATVLAEMGLTAANRNGAGQIVAAGTLEDLAKLADSPPPKTKLRPLSVAGAFHTHHMASAGDVLRAVAGGIRPGAPALGQLSNADGAAVHDGADLVTRLVAQVAAPVRWDLCLAAMREAGVSAVIELPPAGTLAGIARRELRGAKIVAVKTPDDLDAARELVAEYLPTAGVAVPPQAEPLVGAAS, from the coding sequence GTGCTCGCGATCCTCGCACCAGGACAGGGTGCTCAGACGCCGGGACAGCTCCGTCCCTGGCTGGAACTCGACGGCGTCGAGGCCCGGCTGCGCTGGTGGTCGGCGGCGGCCGGTTTGGACCTGGTCGACATCGGCTGTGAGGCACCGGCGGAGAGCATTCGGGACACCGCGATCGCCCAGCCGCTCATCGTCGCGAACGGGTTGCTGGCCGCCGAGCAGCTGGGCCTGCTGCCGGCGGCCCCCGCCGGCGGTGCCCGCACGGTCGTGGCCGGGCACAGCGTCGGCGAGATCACCGGCGCCGCGATCACCGGCTCACTCACCCCGGAGTCGGCGCTGCTGTTCGTCGGCCTGCGAGGCCGGGCGATGGCCGAGGCGTCCGCGCGGACCCCCACGGGGATGACCGCGCTGCTCGGCGGCGACCCGGACGAGATCGCCACGGTGCTGGCGGAAATGGGCCTCACCGCCGCGAACCGCAACGGCGCGGGGCAGATCGTCGCCGCGGGCACACTCGAGGATCTCGCGAAGCTCGCCGACTCCCCCCCACCGAAGACGAAGCTGCGGCCGCTGTCCGTGGCCGGGGCGTTCCACACCCACCACATGGCCTCGGCCGGCGACGTGCTGCGGGCCGTCGCGGGTGGCATCCGGCCCGGGGCTCCGGCCCTCGGCCAGCTCTCCAACGCCGACGGCGCCGCGGTGCACGACGGCGCCGACCTGGTCACCCGGCTGGTGGCCCAGGTGGCGGCACCGGTGCGCTGGGATCTGTGCCTGGCCGCCATGCGCGAGGCCGGGGTGAGCGCCGTGATCGAGCTGCCGCCCGCCGGCACACTCGCCGGCATCGCCCGGCGCGAGCTGCGCGGAGCGAAGATCGTCGCGGTGAAGACACCCGACGACCTGGACGCCGCCCGCGAACTCGTCGCCGAGTACCTGCCCACCGCCGGGGTTGCCGTACCGCCCCAGGCCGAGCCCCTGGTCGGGGCGGCCTCATGA
- a CDS encoding NeuD/PglB/VioB family sugar acetyltransferase encodes MPDLGRQLVIVGAGGHGRELLDLVEAVNAAGDRDIYRFLGFLDDGEVDPDPLARRGSTVLGGLDLLAGLDADYLIGVGAAASRARIDRYASACGRRPATIVHPRAYLGGDVKLGPGTVVCALASLTTNIETGRHVLVNIGAGVAHDCRLGDYATLAPGARIGGAVEVGPGAWVGMQASVVRSRRIGAGAVVGAGAVVTGDVRPGLVVAGVPARPIDPSDAGADAARPPIVEPRTPEPQTGAPRADL; translated from the coding sequence GTGCCAGACCTCGGACGCCAGCTCGTCATCGTGGGAGCCGGCGGCCACGGCCGCGAGCTCCTCGACCTCGTCGAGGCGGTCAACGCCGCCGGCGACCGGGACATCTACCGGTTCCTCGGGTTCCTCGACGACGGTGAGGTCGACCCCGACCCGCTCGCCCGGCGCGGAAGCACCGTGCTGGGCGGGCTCGACCTGCTGGCCGGCCTCGATGCCGACTACCTGATCGGGGTCGGCGCGGCGGCCTCACGGGCCCGCATCGACCGGTACGCCAGCGCCTGCGGGCGGCGCCCGGCCACCATCGTCCATCCCCGCGCCTACCTGGGCGGCGATGTGAAGCTCGGGCCGGGCACCGTGGTCTGCGCGCTCGCGAGCCTCACCACCAACATCGAGACGGGCCGGCACGTCCTGGTGAACATCGGCGCCGGTGTCGCGCACGACTGCCGGCTCGGCGACTACGCGACGCTCGCCCCCGGCGCCCGGATCGGCGGCGCCGTCGAGGTCGGCCCCGGCGCCTGGGTGGGGATGCAGGCGAGCGTCGTGCGCAGCAGGCGGATCGGCGCCGGCGCGGTGGTCGGCGCCGGGGCGGTCGTCACCGGAGACGTGCGTCCCGGACTCGTCGTGGCCGGGGTGCCGGCCCGCCCGATCGACCCCTCCGACGCCGGCGCGGACGCCGCCCGACCGCCGATCGTGGAACCGAGGACGCCGGAACCCCAGACCGGGGCACCACGCGCCGACCTATGA
- a CDS encoding NAD-dependent epimerase/dehydratase family protein has translation MRVVVTGGAGFIGAHLTRALLARGCEVIVVDDLSTGARSNLLGLPVRLVLGSVTDRELLEDACTGADSVVHLAARPSVERSLLDPLATHHVNATGTLTVLDVAQRGETHVVVVSSALVYGTSDGRPQTEDDPPRPTSPYAASAAAAEGYALAHQASFGLPVLVTRLFNVYGPYQPARHVQAAVVPSFIDAALRGRPLPVHGDGRQTRDFTYVEAVAGLLADAACRRLAHPGPVNLAFGTSTDLLALVAHLEDILGHRLDVAHGAPRAGDVRDSRARPDAMYALFGSVERPDLRATLEETVHWYRERLGDSPGAAPRSAGTTPHR, from the coding sequence ATGAGGGTCGTGGTGACCGGGGGCGCCGGGTTCATAGGCGCCCACCTGACCCGTGCCCTGCTGGCCCGTGGCTGTGAGGTGATCGTCGTCGACGACCTCAGCACCGGAGCCCGGTCGAACCTGCTCGGCCTGCCCGTGCGCCTCGTCCTCGGCAGCGTCACCGACCGCGAGCTGCTCGAGGACGCCTGCACCGGGGCGGACAGCGTCGTCCACCTGGCGGCGCGGCCCTCCGTCGAGCGCTCGCTGCTCGACCCGCTGGCCACCCACCATGTCAACGCGACCGGCACCCTGACCGTGCTCGACGTGGCGCAGCGCGGCGAGACCCACGTCGTGGTCGTCTCGTCGGCGCTGGTGTACGGGACGTCCGACGGCCGGCCCCAGACCGAGGATGATCCGCCGCGCCCGACCAGCCCGTACGCGGCCAGCGCGGCGGCGGCCGAGGGCTACGCCCTGGCGCACCAGGCGAGCTTCGGGCTGCCGGTGCTGGTCACCCGGCTGTTCAACGTCTACGGCCCGTACCAGCCGGCCCGGCACGTCCAGGCCGCCGTCGTGCCGTCGTTCATCGACGCCGCGCTGCGTGGACGTCCGCTGCCGGTACACGGCGACGGCCGGCAGACCAGGGACTTCACCTACGTCGAGGCGGTCGCCGGGCTGCTGGCCGACGCGGCCTGCCGCCGGCTGGCCCACCCCGGGCCGGTGAACCTGGCGTTCGGGACGAGCACCGACCTGCTGGCGCTGGTCGCCCACCTCGAGGACATCCTCGGCCACCGGCTCGACGTCGCGCACGGCGCGCCGCGCGCGGGGGACGTCCGCGACTCGCGGGCCCGCCCGGACGCCATGTACGCGCTGTTCGGCTCCGTCGAGCGCCCGGACCTGCGGGCGACCCTGGAGGAGACGGTGCACTGGTACCGGGAGCGCCTCGGCGATTCCCCCGGCGCGGCACCCAGATCCGCGGGCACCACCCCGCACCGCTGA
- the fabF gene encoding beta-ketoacyl-ACP synthase II, giving the protein MTPTPRQVVVTGLGATTPLGGDVPSTWEGLLSGRSGARRLTEDWVEQLPVHIAAPLAVEPPLGRVEARTLDRSQQMALVAAREAWAHAGSPEVDSERLAVCVASGIGGVLTLLNQHDVLRERGARRVSPHVVPMLMPNGPASTVGLAFGAKAGVHAPVSACASGSEAIALALDIIRAGRADIVIAGGTEAAIAALPIAGFAQMQALSRRNDAPETASRPFDKARDGFVLGEGAAVIVVESAEHAQARGARVLGTLAGAGISSDAYHVAATDPTGAGAARAIRTALRSASLEPEDVIHVNAHATSTPTGDVAESIALRLALGSAIDSIAVTSTKSMTGHLLGAAGALEAVVTLLSLRERVVPATRNLDALDDEIALDVVSIDNRELGTGAGLSNSFGFGGHDVCLAFTV; this is encoded by the coding sequence GTGACCCCGACCCCCAGGCAGGTCGTCGTCACCGGCCTCGGGGCTACCACTCCCCTCGGCGGCGACGTGCCGTCCACGTGGGAGGGGCTGCTCTCCGGCCGCTCCGGCGCGCGTCGCCTGACCGAGGACTGGGTCGAACAGCTCCCCGTCCACATCGCCGCCCCGCTCGCCGTCGAACCACCGCTGGGCCGTGTCGAGGCCAGAACCCTCGACCGCAGCCAGCAGATGGCGCTGGTCGCCGCGCGGGAGGCATGGGCCCACGCGGGCTCCCCGGAGGTCGACTCCGAGCGCCTCGCCGTCTGCGTGGCGTCCGGGATCGGCGGGGTGCTGACCCTGCTCAACCAGCACGACGTGCTGCGGGAGCGTGGGGCGCGGCGGGTGTCGCCGCACGTCGTGCCGATGCTGATGCCGAACGGCCCGGCGAGCACGGTCGGTCTGGCGTTCGGCGCCAAGGCCGGTGTGCACGCGCCGGTCAGCGCGTGCGCGTCCGGCTCGGAGGCGATCGCGCTGGCGCTGGACATCATCCGCGCCGGCCGGGCGGACATCGTGATCGCCGGCGGCACGGAGGCGGCGATCGCCGCCCTGCCGATCGCCGGGTTCGCGCAGATGCAGGCGCTCTCCCGGCGCAACGACGCACCCGAGACCGCCTCGCGCCCGTTCGACAAGGCCCGGGACGGCTTCGTGCTCGGTGAGGGCGCGGCGGTCATCGTGGTGGAGTCGGCGGAGCACGCGCAGGCCCGCGGCGCGCGGGTCCTCGGGACCCTCGCTGGCGCCGGCATCAGCTCGGACGCCTACCACGTGGCCGCGACGGATCCGACCGGGGCCGGCGCGGCCCGGGCGATCCGGACGGCGCTGCGCTCGGCCTCTTTGGAGCCCGAGGACGTCATCCACGTCAACGCGCACGCGACGTCGACCCCGACCGGGGACGTCGCCGAGTCGATCGCGCTTCGGTTGGCGCTGGGCTCCGCGATCGACTCGATCGCGGTGACCTCGACCAAGTCGATGACCGGCCACCTGCTCGGGGCGGCCGGCGCGCTGGAGGCCGTGGTCACGCTGCTCTCGCTGCGCGAGCGTGTCGTCCCCGCGACGCGCAACCTCGACGCGCTCGACGACGAGATCGCTCTGGATGTCGTGAGCATCGACAACCGGGAGCTCGGCACCGGCGCTGGCCTGTCGAACTCGTTCGGGTTCGGTGGGCACGACGTCTGTCTCGCGTTCACGGTGTAG
- a CDS encoding helix-turn-helix domain-containing protein yields the protein MLDAVAADPSGEAPAHEPAEGTPLPPSLSPATVASFSSSTPVSSTSGPGHVVPPARTAPAARDASPDDAPAGRPLPPRGSTDEVIRRVELASGRLAARAVTRMTEVLPWYPAMSARHRADIQLVVQAGISSFVEWCRRPEHARELSGDVFRVAPRELVRAVTFRRLVDLVRVAVEAIEAEVSTLAGPEHEQRLLADVLRYSRDIAFAGAVVYARAAEERGAWDARLEALVVDHVVRGEVDRGLPSRAAAVGWRNPPSVTVVVGAAPPTSPEVAVDEVHRLARGAGLEVLAGVHHDRLVMVVGGAFGPDDGDPPGSPANAGGSGPGGANGAGHGGSGHSGSGHGAAGHGAAGHGGSGHGGGGPGGAGGSASGSGSPAVAAGAGGGSGRGDTPRPSGDADTALEAARALLPACGPGPVVVGPIAGDLTGAPRCARAALAAADVVAAWRAAPRPVSASALLPELALAGDPDARQSLIREVYLPLRHAGTPLLETAGAYLDFGASLEATARALYLHPNTVRYRLRKVADVCGLDPADHRERFILHIALVLGRLDGA from the coding sequence ATGCTCGACGCCGTGGCAGCAGACCCGTCCGGCGAGGCACCCGCGCACGAGCCGGCGGAGGGCACCCCACTGCCCCCGTCCCTCTCCCCGGCCACCGTGGCCTCCTTCTCCTCCTCCACCCCCGTCTCGTCGACGTCGGGCCCCGGCCATGTCGTGCCGCCGGCCCGGACCGCGCCCGCCGCCCGAGACGCCTCCCCCGACGACGCGCCGGCCGGCCGGCCGCTCCCGCCCCGCGGCTCCACCGACGAGGTGATCCGCCGGGTCGAACTGGCCAGCGGCCGGCTCGCCGCGCGGGCCGTCACCCGGATGACGGAGGTGCTCCCCTGGTACCCGGCGATGTCCGCCCGGCACCGGGCCGACATCCAGCTCGTGGTGCAGGCCGGGATCTCGTCGTTCGTCGAGTGGTGCCGCCGCCCCGAGCACGCCCGGGAACTGTCCGGCGACGTCTTCCGGGTCGCGCCCCGCGAGCTGGTGCGGGCGGTGACCTTCCGGCGGCTGGTCGATCTCGTCCGGGTCGCCGTCGAGGCCATCGAGGCCGAGGTTTCGACCCTGGCCGGCCCGGAACACGAACAGCGCCTGCTCGCCGACGTGCTGCGTTACTCCCGGGACATCGCGTTCGCGGGCGCGGTGGTGTACGCGCGCGCCGCCGAGGAGCGCGGCGCGTGGGATGCCCGGCTGGAGGCGCTGGTCGTCGACCACGTGGTGCGCGGCGAGGTCGACCGCGGCCTGCCGTCACGGGCCGCCGCGGTCGGCTGGCGCAACCCGCCGTCGGTCACCGTCGTCGTCGGCGCGGCGCCGCCGACCTCGCCCGAGGTCGCCGTCGACGAGGTGCACCGACTGGCCCGGGGCGCCGGCCTCGAGGTGCTCGCCGGGGTCCACCACGACCGGCTCGTGATGGTCGTCGGCGGCGCCTTCGGCCCTGACGACGGTGACCCGCCGGGCTCGCCGGCGAACGCCGGCGGAAGCGGGCCCGGCGGGGCGAACGGGGCCGGGCACGGTGGTTCCGGGCACAGCGGTTCCGGGCACGGGGCGGCCGGGCACGGGGCGGCCGGGCACGGTGGGAGTGGACACGGTGGGGGTGGGCCGGGCGGCGCCGGCGGGTCCGCGTCCGGGTCCGGGTCTCCGGCCGTCGCGGCTGGCGCCGGGGGCGGATCCGGTCGCGGCGACACCCCGCGGCCGTCCGGTGACGCCGACACCGCGCTGGAGGCCGCCCGCGCACTGCTGCCCGCCTGCGGGCCGGGCCCGGTGGTGGTCGGGCCGATCGCGGGCGACCTCACCGGTGCGCCCCGGTGCGCCCGCGCGGCGCTCGCCGCCGCGGATGTCGTCGCCGCCTGGCGGGCGGCGCCGCGCCCGGTCTCGGCGAGCGCGCTGCTGCCGGAACTGGCGCTGGCCGGTGATCCGGACGCGCGGCAGAGCCTGATCAGGGAGGTCTACCTCCCGCTGCGCCACGCCGGCACCCCGCTTCTGGAGACAGCTGGCGCATACCTCGACTTCGGCGCGTCGCTGGAGGCGACCGCCCGGGCGCTCTACCTTCATCCGAACACGGTGCGTTACCGGCTGCGCAAGGTCGCGGACGTCTGTGGTCTTGATCCAGCCGATCACCGCGAGCGGTTCATCCTGCACATCGCTCTGGTGCTCGGTCGCCTGGACGGTGCGTAA
- a CDS encoding acyl-CoA carboxylase subunit beta has protein sequence MSLSTIDRTDSRTPVSRLSRFFDPDTLSLFASADGSGVVAGQGLVDGNEVVAFATDPTVQGGAMGRDGCARIVHAIESAVRMSCPVIGIWHSGGARLQEGVASLDGVGRVFAATVRASGRVPQLSLVLGAAAGGAAYGPALTDLVITGPDAKVFVTGPDVVRSVTGEECTADSLGGPEVHSTRSGVVHLACDTDDAAFDRTRAITALLADQGSIGHVAERELGDLLPENPRRAYDVRPLVAGLLDDEVVELHPKWARNIVTALGRLGGRTVGVVANNPLRRGGCLDALSAEKASRFVRMCDSFGVPLVVLVDVPGYLPGVGQEWEGVVRRGAKLLYAFSECTVPRVTVVTRKAYGGAYIAMNARCLGATAVYAWPTAQLAVMGAEAAVGILHRRQLAEVPVQRRPDVMAELAEEHVRTVGGIDRAVELGVVDAVVTPATTRGAVAAALADAAAEARVDKNVHGNIPL, from the coding sequence GTGAGTCTGTCCACCATCGACCGCACCGATTCCCGCACTCCCGTCTCGCGGCTGAGCCGCTTCTTCGACCCGGACACGCTCTCGCTGTTCGCCTCCGCCGACGGTTCGGGTGTCGTGGCGGGCCAGGGGCTCGTCGACGGCAACGAGGTCGTCGCGTTCGCCACCGACCCCACGGTCCAGGGCGGCGCGATGGGCCGGGACGGCTGCGCGCGCATCGTGCACGCGATCGAGTCGGCCGTCCGGATGAGCTGCCCCGTGATCGGTATCTGGCACTCCGGGGGCGCCCGCCTGCAGGAGGGCGTGGCCTCGCTCGACGGCGTCGGCCGGGTCTTCGCGGCGACTGTCCGCGCCTCGGGACGGGTGCCGCAGCTCTCGCTGGTCCTCGGGGCCGCGGCCGGCGGCGCCGCCTACGGACCGGCGCTCACCGACCTGGTCATCACCGGGCCCGACGCGAAGGTCTTCGTCACCGGCCCGGACGTCGTCCGCTCGGTGACCGGCGAGGAGTGCACGGCCGACAGCCTCGGCGGCCCCGAGGTTCACTCGACCCGCAGCGGGGTCGTCCACCTCGCCTGCGACACCGACGACGCCGCGTTCGACCGGACCCGCGCGATCACCGCGCTGCTGGCCGACCAGGGCTCCATCGGCCACGTCGCCGAGCGTGAGCTCGGCGATCTGCTGCCGGAGAACCCCCGCCGCGCCTACGACGTGCGGCCGCTCGTCGCCGGCCTGCTCGACGACGAGGTCGTCGAGCTGCACCCCAAGTGGGCGCGCAACATCGTCACGGCCCTCGGCCGCCTCGGCGGGCGGACGGTCGGCGTGGTGGCGAACAACCCGCTGCGCCGCGGCGGCTGCCTCGACGCGCTCTCGGCGGAGAAGGCCTCGCGCTTCGTGCGGATGTGCGACTCGTTCGGGGTTCCGCTCGTGGTGCTCGTCGACGTTCCCGGCTACCTGCCCGGCGTGGGCCAGGAGTGGGAAGGTGTGGTGCGGCGCGGCGCGAAGCTGCTCTACGCGTTCTCCGAGTGCACCGTGCCCCGGGTCACCGTCGTCACCCGTAAGGCCTACGGCGGCGCGTACATCGCGATGAACGCCCGCTGCCTGGGCGCCACCGCGGTCTACGCCTGGCCGACGGCTCAGCTCGCGGTCATGGGGGCGGAGGCCGCGGTCGGCATCCTGCACCGCCGGCAGCTGGCCGAGGTGCCCGTCCAGCGCCGCCCGGACGTGATGGCCGAGCTGGCCGAGGAGCACGTCCGGACCGTCGGCGGGATCGACCGCGCGGTGGAACTGGGCGTGGTGGACGCGGTCGTCACACCCGCGACGACCCGCGGAGCGGTCGCGGCCGCGCTCGCCGACGCGGCCGCCGAGGCCCGGGTGGACAAGAACGTTCACGGCAACATCCCTCTGTAG
- a CDS encoding transglycosylase SLT domain-containing protein gives MIRRAPVTAVLAVIIVIALLSGCSHIFERPFADVPADLIPVFQAAASTYGVLSAAQLAAQARVESRFDPSAVSHAGARGMMQFLPTTWAEFGIDGDGDGLADPLEPRDAIISAANYEAHLAEAVADLPGDRISLVLAAYNAGPDAVRTAGGIPDFDETRSYVARVHDWAATYRDQL, from the coding sequence ATGATCCGGCGCGCGCCCGTCACCGCGGTCCTGGCCGTGATCATCGTGATCGCGCTGCTGTCCGGATGCAGTCACATCTTCGAACGGCCCTTCGCCGACGTCCCCGCGGACCTGATCCCCGTGTTCCAGGCCGCGGCCAGCACCTACGGGGTCCTCAGCGCGGCGCAGCTCGCCGCCCAGGCCAGGGTCGAGAGCCGTTTCGATCCCTCGGCCGTCTCGCACGCCGGCGCCCGCGGCATGATGCAGTTCCTCCCCACCACCTGGGCGGAGTTCGGCATCGACGGCGACGGAGACGGCCTCGCCGATCCACTCGAACCCCGCGACGCGATCATCTCGGCGGCCAACTACGAGGCACACCTGGCCGAGGCCGTGGCCGACCTGCCCGGAGACCGCATCTCCCTCGTGCTCGCCGCCTACAACGCGGGGCCGGACGCCGTCCGCACCGCGGGGGGAATCCCGGACTTCGACGAGACCCGTTCCTACGTGGCCAGGGTGCATGACTGGGCCGCCACCTATCGGGACCAGCTCTGA